In the Candidatus Rokuibacteriota bacterium genome, CTCCCGACGAGCCGCAGGCGAGGAGAGCCACGAGGCGAGGCCCGAGTTGGTTGCGCGGGCGAAGCCCGCGCTCGAACCGGTGAGGCCGCTCGCGAGACGGTCGAAGAAGGGGTTTCCGCCGCCTTGTCCCTGACGCCGAGGCGGCGCTATACTGCGCGCGGCGCATCTGCCTTTCACCGGCCCATCATCCGAGGAGGCAACCCATGGCGAACCCCTCGTGGCAGCTCAGCGGCGACTACTTTGAGACCTGCAGTTGCACGTACCTCTGCCCCTGCGTGCCGACCAACCTGGCCGGTCGGCCCACGAAGGGCGAGTGCTACTTCGCCTTCGTGTTCCATGTGGACCGGGGGCGCTACGGGGACCTGGCCCTCGACGGCCTCAGCTTCGCTGTCCTGGGGCGCAGCCCGGGCGTCATGGCGGACGGCAACTGGTCCGTCGGCTTGATCACCGACGAGCGGGCGAAGCCCGAGCAGCAGCAGGCGCTGACGGCGGTCGTGAGCGGCCAGGCCGGCGGGCCCATGGCGGCCCTCGCCCCGCTCATCGGCGCCTTCCTCGGGGTGGAGGCCAGGCCGATTCGCTATGAGAAGAACGGCATGCAACGGTCGGTCTCGATCCCGGGTGTACTGGACCAGGCCGTGGAAGGGGTGGCGAGCCCGGCCAGGCCCGGCGAGCCGCTCTACATCGACAATACCCTCCACCCCGCCAACTCCCGCCTGGCCCTCGCGCGCTCGGCGCGGAGCCACCTGCACGCGTTCGGCCTGAATTGGGACGACGCCAGCGGGCAGAACAACGGTCACTTCGCCCCGTTCAACTGGCAGGGCTCCTGAGCCGTGCTCGCGTGGCTCCTCGCTCGGGACCGGGCGATCGTCATGGCCGGGCTCGCCGGCCTGACGGCGTTCGCCTGGCTCGGCCTGTGGCTGCGCGGCGACGGGATGGAGATGGGCGCCCTCGCCCCGCGCCTCCTCCCCTGGAGGCTCGCGGACCTCGGGGCGGCGGCGGTCATGTGGGCCACGATGATGGTGGCGATGATGCTCCCCTCGGCGGCCCCGGTGCTGCTCCTCTTTTCGGGGGCCCAGCGCAAGCGGAAGGGGCAGGCTGCGAAGGAGGCCGCGCGGCTCACGGCGCTCTTCGCGTTCGGCTACCTCGTCGTCTGGTTCGGGTGGAGCCTGCTCGCCGCCGCGCTCCAGTGGGCGCTCCAGGGGCTCCTCCTGCTCTCGCCTCACCTGGCGGCGACGAGTCTCTTGCTGAGCGCGGCGTTCCTCCTCCTCGCCGGACTCTACCAGTTCACGCCGCTGAAGGCCGCCTGCCTGGTCCAGTGCCAGTCGCCCCTCGGGTTCCTCCTCGCCCGGTGGCGGGAGGGGCGGTGGGGCGCGCTCGGCATGGGGCTTCACCACGGCGCCTACTGCGTCGGCTGCTGCTGGGCGCTGATGGGGCTCCTCTTCGTGGGGGGCGTCATGAACCTCCTCTGGGTGGCCGCGCTGGCCGGGTTCATCCTGCTCGAAAAGGCCGTCGCGCGGGGCCCCTGGCTCTCGCGCGCGACGGGGCTCGTCCTCATCGGGTGGGGGCTCTACGTGCTCCAGTCCGGCTTGGCCTCCTAGCTAGGCCCGCAGCCGAACCGGCATGAGCTCCTCGGCGAAGATGATCTCGCCGTCGTAGACTTTTCGCACATCGCCTATCCCCTTCTCCATCGGCCCGTGCGCGGACAGATGCGGGCCGATGTGCACGAGCACCAGCCGCTTAACGCCGGCCTCCCGGGCCATCTCTGCGGCGCCGGTGGTGCCGCACTGCCCCGGCGCTTCGCCCATGACGATCATCTGTTCCTGGTCGTCCCAGCACATGCAGAGCATCATGTCGGCACCGCGGGCCAGGTCCACCACGCTCTGGCATGGCTGCGTGTCGCCGGTGAACACGATGCTCCCGTCGGCTGTATCCAGCCGGTAGGCGAGGGAGTCGAGCCACGGCTGGACGTGCTCCGCGGGAGCGGCCGTCACCCGCCACTCTCGTTCCTGATGCACCACCCCCGGGCCCACATCTTTTGCCAGAACCGAGGGTGGCTTCCGGGGCAGGGTCCCGCCCCGGTTCACGTGCACGCGCTGGCTGGTCGGGTGGTTCACGCGGGCCTTCCAGTCGTGGACGAAGGCGCCGTTCTCGCCCAGGATGCGCTCGGTGATGGTCTGGGTAAGGGTTGGGCCGAAGACCTGGAGCATGTTCTCTCTGCCGACCGACTGGTCCCAGCGGCAGAGCAGAAAGCACGGGTAGTCCACGTCGTGGTCGAAGTGGTGGTGGGTGAAGAAGAGGTAGTCCACTTTAGTCGGGAAAATCCCAGCCTTGACGAGCTTGTAGGTGGCCGCGGGCCCGCAGTCGAACATGAGATACTCGCCGCCGACCTCGACGGCGAAGGCCGAACCGAACCGCGCCGGGGTAGGTGTGGGGGTGCCTGCGCCGAGGACGAATACTTGGGCCATTCGCGCCTCCTCTGTCTCTGCGAGGTTTCCATCGGCTTCGCCACGTGCTCCGGACATTTTCTGGCGTGACCCCGCGCCGGACGCTGGCCGGGGTCGGGCAGATGGGGGCTTGACAAGCCAGTCCCGTAAAAGTATAGAAGAGCTACTTTTTCACGAACAAGCCTCCAACCGCCGGGACCGTTCGGGGCTCGTCAGACCCCGAGGGAAGGGTGCTCAGATCCGCGCGTACTGATCCGATCCGGCACGGCGAGGGACGCCTCTCCGATCCCCCGCCCCGTTTCGGGCCGTTGTACTTCCGGGTCAAAGAGGATCTGCTGCGACAGATCCACACCGGAGCGCTGAAGCCGGGTGATTTCCTCCCTCCCGAATCGGAGATCTGCGCTAAATACGGGATCAGCCGGGGGACGCTCCGGCGTGCGTTATCCGATCTGGTTCGGGGCGGGTACCTCTCCCGCAAGCCCGGCGCCGGCACCTACGTTCTCAAGATCGACTTCGCGCGGAGCGCCACCTCCCGCTTCTTTCGATTCACGACGGGGTATTCGTCCGAGGTCATCGTCCCCGCGGCCAAGCTCCTGAGCCAGCGGACGGGGATGGCTCCGCCCAAGGTGGCGCGGATCTTAAACCTGGGACCGGGCGAGCGGGTCGTCATCCTCAGGCGGCTCCGGTTGATCGACGACGAGCCGATCATCGTCCAAACCTCGTATTTACCGCTGGATCACTT is a window encoding:
- a CDS encoding DUF1326 domain-containing protein → MANPSWQLSGDYFETCSCTYLCPCVPTNLAGRPTKGECYFAFVFHVDRGRYGDLALDGLSFAVLGRSPGVMADGNWSVGLITDERAKPEQQQALTAVVSGQAGGPMAALAPLIGAFLGVEARPIRYEKNGMQRSVSIPGVLDQAVEGVASPARPGEPLYIDNTLHPANSRLALARSARSHLHAFGLNWDDASGQNNGHFAPFNWQGS
- a CDS encoding DUF2182 domain-containing protein, which translates into the protein MAGLAGLTAFAWLGLWLRGDGMEMGALAPRLLPWRLADLGAAAVMWATMMVAMMLPSAAPVLLLFSGAQRKRKGQAAKEAARLTALFAFGYLVVWFGWSLLAAALQWALQGLLLLSPHLAATSLLLSAAFLLLAGLYQFTPLKAACLVQCQSPLGFLLARWREGRWGALGMGLHHGAYCVGCCWALMGLLFVGGVMNLLWVAALAGFILLEKAVARGPWLSRATGLVLIGWGLYVLQSGLAS
- a CDS encoding MBL fold metallo-hydrolase; the encoded protein is MAQVFVLGAGTPTPTPARFGSAFAVEVGGEYLMFDCGPAATYKLVKAGIFPTKVDYLFFTHHHFDHDVDYPCFLLCRWDQSVGRENMLQVFGPTLTQTITERILGENGAFVHDWKARVNHPTSQRVHVNRGGTLPRKPPSVLAKDVGPGVVHQEREWRVTAAPAEHVQPWLDSLAYRLDTADGSIVFTGDTQPCQSVVDLARGADMMLCMCWDDQEQMIVMGEAPGQCGTTGAAEMAREAGVKRLVLVHIGPHLSAHGPMEKGIGDVRKVYDGEIIFAEELMPVRLRA
- a CDS encoding GntR family transcriptional regulator; this translates as MLRSARTDPIRHGEGRLSDPPPRFGPLYFRVKEDLLRQIHTGALKPGDFLPPESEICAKYGISRGTLRRALSDLVRGGYLSRKPGAGTYVLKIDFARSATSRFFRFTTGYSSEVIVPAAKLLSQRTGMAPPKVARILNLGPGERVVILRRLRLIDDEPIIVQTSYLPLDHFKDLAPADLKDRLLFDVLAEKFGFHILRADEYLEPSVATPQEAKLLGLRPGGPVILIERIAYTFHNTLIEFRKSVGQVPLLCAAPVTGGARLKPRIAGSGSRKRLCQEDTR